In Sphingobacterium sp. R2, the genomic stretch AAGCAGATCAAACACAAGATTTCTCAGCAGATCGTATTTATGTACATACTCCGAATATAAGGCATCCTGCATCTTCCTATACACCTGCTTAATATCTTCCAGTTGTTCATCCGTCAGCTCAAATACGGGTAAGGCGTTGGGTTTAAACACTTCGTAGTCGTTGAGGTTACCAAAATGATGAAAGAACGATGCCGTAAACACACAAAAGAATCCCGATTTATAATCGTCAATCCATTCAAATTTGTAAGGAATCTGCGGATTGGTAAAAAACAAGGCCTGCTTTTTTATTTCAATCACCTTGTCGGCATAATGTATTCTGTTTTTACCAATAATTAGGGTGATCTTATAATAATCTTTTCGGCTATAGACGACTGGCTTCGTATGCTTCCCTATATATTCATCAATTGTAAAGACATTGAAATGCCCTACCCCATGACGGATGTTCTCCGGAATACGTTCAAATTTAGACTGATAAAATTCCTCCAGCGACTGCAATTTTTCCATGCATTGAATATACGAAAATCAAATAAGACGTTGTCACTGATAATGACAACGTCTCTATTTGTCGCTTACGACATTGCATTAAAATCAGTCGAATAAGAAATAGGCTTATTGCTTTCCAGCTCTTCCGAAAGTAACTTGATTTTTTCCGCTGCCCTTTTGTAGGCATCGCTTCCTAGGTAGAGGCGCACAGGAGGATTGGGATGCTCTGCCAGATCGATAAAAACCTGAGCCAGCAGTTCGGGATTGCCAATCTGTGTCCCGTGCATTGCGACATATTTTTCATGGGAGGCCCTCACCGCGCTGTAGCCATCAATTTTCTTTTGGGCCAAAACAAGCGAACTATCTTGCAGAAACTCGGTGCGGAAAGCCCCCGGCGCCACCACCGTCACCTTCACGCCAAACTCCTTTACATCTTCTGCCATGACTTCCGAAAGCCCTGTTACCGCATATTTTGTAGCAGCATACATTGCCCAGCCAATTCCCGGGGCAAACCCCGCAATAGAAGAAATGTTAATGATGTTGCCCGATCGTTGCTGCCTGAAGTAAGGCATAACGGACTGCATCGTTTTGATGACAGCCATAACATTAATGTCGAAACTATCTTTGATTTCTTGCTGATCTATTTCTTCAACCGCCCCCCCTATCCCGTAGCCTGCATTATTTACCAAAACATCAATTTTCCCAAAGTGAGTAACGGTACGTGCGACAGCTTCGCGGATAGCTTTCTCATTTGTCAAATCCACTTCAAGAGGTAAAAAAAGCGCCATGTCTACATTCCCCCCTGCGTCAATTAAAGCGTGTAATTTTCGACTTGTCGCTGCTACGCGATAGCCTTTTTCAATGAGTTTTTTGACCAACGACAGCCCCATACCTTTGGACGCTCCCGTTATAAACCATACTTTATTTGTCTCCATATCAATTTATTTATAAGACAAATTTAGCACATCGATCAACGACGGTGGTGACTAAATAGAAACAATAGATGGCGAAAATCAAACAATTACAACAAACTGCCTCGAGGTTGGCTAAGTTGCACAATTCTTTTGTTTTCCACAGGAAGACTATGAACGATCAAATTTTTGCTTACAGGCGGTACCGAAGCGATAGATTACGCCAGATCTCCGTAGCAAAATGTTGATCGGAATGCATATTTTCAAAAAACCAGCTATCGCCTTTCCTTACTAATTTTTGATCAATTCCATCGAGCAAAATTGGCAGCTCCGTATCGAGCTTTGATAAAGATTTTTTTAACAACACCAACTGGTAATCCTGTCCTTTGTAGGTTAAACGGAACACCTGCGAACGGTGATGCTCGCTGTCTATCCTGTCTATTGTGCCTTGCATAAATATAAATCTTCTAAAAATTTTAAACCATAGTCGTTACGCCCAAACGAATGCGATGAAAGTATAAATATCGATAAATAATCGTGCCAAAAGCGACGGTCTGTGCTTTAAAAAATGATAATAAATCATCTTTTTTTTAAACGCGAATAGTTGCATCCGATTGCTGTGCTGCGGAAAATGAATTTTTGGGTATAACGTCTGAGTTATTGGTCGCAACCCAAGGCTAACAAAAGTTTGAAAGGCCTCGTGGAGGCCTTTCATACGGATCAGCCAGTGGCTGATGCTTACTCTTCCAAAGGCAGTTTGACTCCCTCTTTGATTTCATCGTTGGCGTGCAGCAAGATCTGATCATTCCTATTCAGCTTTCCAAAAACTTCGGTCGAATCATGTGTCGACACCCCCTCTTTGATATCCACAAAATGCGTCTTGCCGTCTTTGAGCTGAATTACATACTGCCTTTCTGTCGAACGCACAATACTATTGGAGGGCACCAATAGTGAATTAGCTCCTGCAGATAAGGGAATATCCACCTCACAGTAGAGCCCAGGCTTGAGTCTATTGTCCGAGTTGGGCACGTCCACCTCTATGGCTTCCGACTGCATGGCGCCCAGAGAATTTGCCGAACGCGCAATCATCCCTTCAAACACCCTATTTGGCGTATTATTGAAACGATAGGTCACTTTTTTCGCGAGATCCACTTTATCGACATACGTCTCGGGAATCTGTACCTCCAACCGGAGCTTATGGAGATCCTGCAAGATCAATAGCGGTTGATCATTCCCTTTTCCCGGTCCTACGAGCGCTCCTTCGGAGACGTTACGCTGCACAATGACGCCATTGAAAGGCGCCTTGATATTCAGGTAAGACTGCAACATTTCAACTTCCTCCACATTCGCTTTCTCGGACATCGCTACCGCTTCGTCCGCTTTCATCTTCGAAAGGGCATTATCCAGATCAAGCGGCGACACTGCCCCCTCCTCCTGCGCTGCATTTTTAAGCCTTTTATATTTATCCTTACTTGCCGAAGCCGTTTCCTGTGCCTGCACAAAACGGGAATGCGCCGCCTGTACCGCAGCAAGCATCTCGGGTGCCTCCAGCTGCATCAGCAACTGTCCTTTTTTTACAAGAGTTCCTCTATCCAC encodes the following:
- a CDS encoding efflux RND transporter periplasmic adaptor subunit, which produces MKKNMNRMQKIGYTLLLAGLLSACGRTEKPIDLTPKNPAKASTYQTTVIQEKVMSSSVRLPGKLKPFNEVNIYAKMNSFVKHIYVDRGTLVKKGQLLMQLEAPEMLAAVQAAHSRFVQAQETASASKDKYKRLKNAAQEEGAVSPLDLDNALSKMKADEAVAMSEKANVEEVEMLQSYLNIKAPFNGVIVQRNVSEGALVGPGKGNDQPLLILQDLHKLRLEVQIPETYVDKVDLAKKVTYRFNNTPNRVFEGMIARSANSLGAMQSEAIEVDVPNSDNRLKPGLYCEVDIPLSAGANSLLVPSNSIVRSTERQYVIQLKDGKTHFVDIKEGVSTHDSTEVFGKLNRNDQILLHANDEIKEGVKLPLEE
- a CDS encoding SDR family NAD(P)-dependent oxidoreductase gives rise to the protein METNKVWFITGASKGMGLSLVKKLIEKGYRVAATSRKLHALIDAGGNVDMALFLPLEVDLTNEKAIREAVARTVTHFGKIDVLVNNAGYGIGGAVEEIDQQEIKDSFDINVMAVIKTMQSVMPYFRQQRSGNIINISSIAGFAPGIGWAMYAATKYAVTGLSEVMAEDVKEFGVKVTVVAPGAFRTEFLQDSSLVLAQKKIDGYSAVRASHEKYVAMHGTQIGNPELLAQVFIDLAEHPNPPVRLYLGSDAYKRAAEKIKLLSEELESNKPISYSTDFNAMS
- a CDS encoding helix-turn-helix domain-containing protein, translating into MEKLQSLEEFYQSKFERIPENIRHGVGHFNVFTIDEYIGKHTKPVVYSRKDYYKITLIIGKNRIHYADKVIEIKKQALFFTNPQIPYKFEWIDDYKSGFFCVFTASFFHHFGNLNDYEVFKPNALPVFELTDEQLEDIKQVYRKMQDALYSEYVHKYDLLRNLVFDLLHYTHGMQTASKVAKKQANASQRITHMFLELLARQFPIEDARQRIGFRSPSEFAAQLAVHVNHLNRAVKETTEKTTSTIIADRLLQEAKILLRHTEWNVSEIAYSLGFKEATHFSNFFKKKMQMTPLRFREMDIVG